One stretch of Paraburkholderia fungorum DNA includes these proteins:
- a CDS encoding efflux transporter outer membrane subunit, giving the protein MKSQLIRQAAGPRVAKAGVTVIFAAVLSACANYAGISSDKQMAQPQTYATQQSLPQDNGHWPAADWADQFGDAQLKDLLAEALKGNPSIEQARARVAAAAAYSDTAKASTMPQVGATYSFTRQQYSSTALVPPPYAGSWQSENKGLLSASYDLDLWGKNREALKASLSQLQASQADAEVVKLSLTSATARAYNQLARLYALRDIAQQEITQREQIDRITAQRIANGLDTQVERKTAQANLATSHATLAAIDGSILTTRYQLAALLGAGPDRGLAIARPAMGVGDEVHLPDNLPADLVSRRPDLVAAKWRVDALTHDVKEAKAEFYPDINLSAAIGLDAFGFGRFLTAASRTASAGPAIHLPIFDGGQLRAQLKGRYADFDYAVASYNQTLVTALSEVATQLAQIRSTDQQLGDAQAAQDAASSADQLALTQYKAGLTNQLTVLNADTTALAADQQVANLRMNRRDQQIALAAALGGGYVDGDDPVAKSAQSAQSDQPVVAAR; this is encoded by the coding sequence ATGAAATCACAGTTAATCAGGCAGGCAGCCGGGCCGCGCGTCGCGAAGGCCGGCGTGACGGTGATCTTCGCGGCGGTGCTGTCGGCCTGTGCGAATTACGCCGGCATTTCCAGCGATAAACAGATGGCGCAGCCGCAGACCTACGCGACTCAACAAAGTCTTCCGCAAGACAACGGGCATTGGCCGGCTGCCGATTGGGCCGACCAGTTCGGCGACGCTCAACTGAAAGATCTGCTCGCGGAAGCGCTGAAGGGCAACCCGTCGATCGAACAGGCAAGGGCGCGAGTCGCCGCCGCTGCCGCCTATAGCGACACGGCCAAAGCCAGCACGATGCCGCAGGTCGGCGCGACTTATTCGTTCACGCGACAACAGTATTCGAGCACCGCGCTCGTGCCGCCGCCGTATGCCGGTTCGTGGCAGTCGGAGAACAAAGGCCTGCTTTCCGCTTCGTACGATCTCGACCTGTGGGGCAAGAACCGCGAGGCGCTGAAGGCGTCGTTGTCGCAATTGCAGGCGAGTCAGGCCGACGCCGAAGTGGTCAAGCTGTCTCTCACGTCGGCCACGGCGCGGGCGTACAACCAGCTTGCACGGCTCTACGCGTTGCGCGATATCGCCCAGCAGGAAATCACACAGCGCGAACAGATCGACCGCATCACCGCGCAGCGCATTGCCAACGGGCTGGACACGCAGGTCGAGCGCAAGACCGCGCAGGCCAATCTCGCGACCAGCCACGCGACGCTGGCGGCAATCGACGGCAGCATTCTCACCACACGCTATCAACTGGCCGCGTTGCTCGGCGCCGGGCCGGATCGCGGTCTCGCAATTGCGCGGCCTGCGATGGGTGTCGGCGATGAAGTGCATCTGCCGGACAACCTGCCTGCCGATCTCGTGAGCCGCCGTCCCGACCTGGTCGCCGCGAAATGGCGCGTCGACGCGTTGACCCACGACGTGAAAGAGGCGAAGGCCGAGTTCTATCCCGACATCAACCTGAGCGCGGCGATCGGGCTCGACGCGTTCGGCTTTGGCCGCTTTTTGACCGCGGCGAGCCGGACGGCGTCAGCGGGTCCGGCGATCCATCTGCCGATCTTCGACGGCGGCCAGTTGCGTGCGCAGTTGAAGGGCCGTTATGCCGATTTCGATTACGCCGTCGCCAGCTACAACCAGACGCTCGTCACCGCGCTGTCAGAGGTTGCGACGCAACTCGCGCAGATCCGCTCGACCGACCAGCAACTCGGCGACGCGCAGGCCGCGCAAGACGCCGCCAGCAGCGCCGATCAGTTGGCGCTGACGCAATACAAGGCCGGTCTCACGAATCAGTTGACCGTGCTGAACGCCGACACGACCGCGCTCGCCGCCGATCAGCAGGTCGCCAATCTCAGGATGAACCGGCGCGATCAGCAGATTGCGCTGGCGGCGGCGCTCGGCGGCGGTTATGTCGATGGCGACGACCCCGTGGCGAAATCCGCGCAATCCGCGCAATCCGATCAACCCGTCGTCGCCGCGCGCTGA
- a CDS encoding HlyD family efflux transporter periplasmic adaptor subunit: MSDTIDTVRTKEPADHTQDAASQAQPSTKRKVLLSLLAASVVVAGAGYGAYYFTVGRYHQSTDDAYVSGNLVQLTPQVTGTVIAVNADDTQIVKQGAPLVTLDNADAKIALSNAEATLGQTVRQVSGLYVNNDFYAATVAQRQSDLARANDDLKRRQAVADTGAVSGEDIAHARDAVSAAQAALDAARQQAEANHALTDRTSIEQHPNVQAAASKVRDAYLNYARNTLPAPVTGYVARRSVQVGQRVAPGTPLMAIVPLDGVWVDANFKEGQLTHMRIGQPVTLSADVYGSGVKYHGRVVGFSAGTGSAFAVLPAQNATGNWIKVVQRLPARIALDQRELDAHPLRIGLSMQVDVDTHEESGAQLGAAVNTSYRTDVFAQYGDEADAEIARIIAQNMPATRATVAGTPAKNALRKAG; encoded by the coding sequence ATGAGCGATACGATCGATACGGTCCGCACGAAGGAGCCCGCGGATCACACCCAGGATGCGGCCAGTCAGGCGCAGCCGTCCACGAAACGCAAAGTGCTGCTTAGCCTGCTCGCCGCGAGCGTAGTGGTGGCGGGCGCGGGTTACGGCGCGTACTACTTCACGGTGGGCCGCTATCACCAGTCCACCGACGACGCGTATGTCAGCGGCAACCTCGTTCAATTGACGCCGCAAGTCACCGGCACCGTGATCGCGGTGAATGCCGACGACACGCAGATCGTCAAACAGGGCGCACCGCTCGTCACGCTAGATAACGCGGACGCGAAAATCGCGCTGTCGAACGCAGAGGCGACCCTCGGCCAGACGGTGCGCCAGGTCAGCGGCCTCTACGTGAACAACGACTTCTACGCGGCGACGGTCGCCCAGCGTCAGTCCGATCTCGCCCGCGCGAACGACGACCTCAAACGCCGTCAGGCGGTCGCCGACACGGGTGCCGTGTCCGGTGAAGATATCGCGCATGCCCGCGATGCGGTCAGCGCCGCGCAAGCCGCACTCGACGCCGCCCGCCAGCAGGCCGAAGCCAATCACGCGCTGACCGACCGCACGTCGATCGAACAGCATCCGAACGTGCAGGCCGCTGCATCGAAAGTGCGTGACGCCTACCTGAATTACGCACGCAACACGTTGCCCGCGCCTGTGACCGGCTATGTCGCGCGGCGCTCGGTGCAGGTCGGTCAACGCGTCGCGCCGGGCACGCCGCTGATGGCAATCGTGCCGCTCGACGGCGTGTGGGTCGACGCGAATTTCAAGGAAGGCCAGTTGACCCACATGCGCATCGGCCAGCCGGTCACGCTCTCAGCCGACGTGTACGGCTCGGGCGTCAAGTATCACGGCCGGGTAGTGGGCTTTTCAGCGGGAACGGGCTCTGCATTCGCCGTGCTGCCCGCACAGAATGCAACGGGCAACTGGATCAAGGTCGTGCAGCGGTTGCCCGCCAGGATCGCACTCGATCAACGCGAACTGGACGCGCATCCATTGCGGATTGGCCTGTCGATGCAGGTCGATGTCGACACGCACGAAGAGTCGGGCGCGCAACTCGGCGCGGCGGTCAATACGTCGTATCGCACCGACGTGTTCGCGCAATACGGCGATGAAGCCGATGCGGAGATCGCGCGCATCATCGCTCAGAACATGCCGGCGACGCGTGCAACGGTGGCTGGAACGCCCGCGAAAAATGCGCTACGTAAAGCGGGCTGA
- a CDS encoding DHA2 family efflux MFS transporter permease subunit codes for MNGSGNAATLPPLTGGKLVLATVAVALATFMNVLDSSIANVAIPTIAGNLGVSVDEGTWVITLFAAANAISIPLTGWLTQRVGQIKLFVWAILLFVLSSWLCGIAPTLPILLGARILQGAVAGPLIPLSQAILLGSYPKEKSSHALALWAMTATVGPIAGPALGGWITDSYSWSWIFYINIPVGLFAASVTWAIYRTRETPTKRLPIDKIGLISLIAWVGSLQIMLDKGKDLDWFNSPVIVGLTVFAAISFVFFVIWELTEKNPIVDLKLFGKRNFLGGTIAISVAYAVFFSNLVLLPQWMQGYLNYRSVDAGLATAPLGIFAVILAPVMAKIMPKSDARVLATLAFLGFAGVFFMRSHYTTGVDTWTLVLPTLLQGVPTALFFVPLTAIILSGLPAARIPAAAGLSNFARVFAGAVGTSLAATGWNDRTILHHAQLAEQTSVNNPTFVAALDSLQHSLGGSASQAMAYFEQSMNAQAAMLGLNDIFWLSAVIFVLIIPLIWVTKPDHSASSAAAGAGGH; via the coding sequence ATGAATGGATCGGGCAACGCAGCCACGCTGCCGCCTTTGACCGGCGGCAAGCTCGTGCTGGCAACCGTGGCCGTGGCGCTGGCTACGTTTATGAACGTGCTGGACTCGTCGATCGCGAACGTGGCGATTCCGACGATTGCCGGCAACCTGGGCGTCTCGGTGGACGAGGGCACGTGGGTGATTACGCTGTTCGCCGCCGCCAATGCAATCTCGATTCCGTTGACCGGCTGGCTCACGCAACGTGTCGGACAGATCAAGCTGTTCGTCTGGGCCATCCTGCTGTTCGTGCTGTCATCGTGGCTGTGCGGGATCGCGCCGACGCTGCCGATACTGCTCGGTGCGCGCATTCTGCAAGGCGCAGTGGCGGGCCCGCTGATTCCGCTGTCGCAGGCTATTCTGCTGGGCTCGTATCCGAAGGAAAAAAGCTCGCATGCGCTGGCGTTATGGGCGATGACCGCCACCGTCGGCCCGATCGCCGGCCCGGCGCTCGGCGGCTGGATCACCGACAGCTATTCGTGGTCGTGGATTTTCTACATCAACATTCCGGTCGGCCTGTTTGCCGCGAGCGTGACGTGGGCGATCTACCGTACCCGCGAAACGCCGACCAAGCGCTTGCCGATCGACAAAATCGGGCTGATCTCGCTGATCGCGTGGGTTGGCTCTCTGCAGATCATGCTCGACAAGGGCAAGGATCTGGACTGGTTCAACTCGCCGGTCATCGTCGGATTGACCGTGTTCGCCGCGATCAGCTTCGTGTTTTTCGTCATCTGGGAGTTGACAGAAAAGAACCCGATCGTCGATCTGAAACTGTTTGGGAAACGGAATTTCCTCGGCGGCACGATTGCGATTTCGGTCGCCTATGCGGTGTTTTTCTCGAACCTAGTGCTGTTGCCGCAATGGATGCAGGGCTACCTGAATTACCGTTCGGTCGATGCAGGTCTTGCCACGGCGCCGCTCGGTATCTTCGCGGTGATTCTCGCGCCGGTCATGGCGAAGATCATGCCGAAATCGGACGCGCGGGTATTGGCGACGCTGGCGTTTCTCGGTTTCGCGGGCGTGTTCTTCATGCGTTCGCACTACACCACGGGCGTGGATACGTGGACGCTCGTTCTGCCGACGTTGCTGCAAGGCGTTCCGACTGCGCTGTTCTTCGTGCCGCTGACCGCGATCATTCTGTCGGGTTTGCCGGCGGCGAGAATTCCGGCTGCGGCGGGGCTGTCGAATTTCGCCCGCGTGTTTGCGGGCGCGGTGGGGACCTCGCTGGCAGCAACGGGATGGAACGACCGGACCATCCTGCATCACGCGCAACTGGCCGAGCAGACGAGCGTCAACAATCCCACGTTCGTAGCCGCGCTGGATTCGCTGCAACACTCGCTGGGCGGCAGTGCATCGCAGGCCATGGCGTACTTCGAGCAATCGATGAACGCTCAGGCGGCCATGCTCGGCCTGAACGATATTTTCTGGCTGTCGGCGGTGATCTTCGTGCTGATCATTCCGCTGATCTGGGTGACGAAGCCCGATCACTCGGCCTCGTCTGCGGCAGCGGGCGCGGGTGGTCATTGA
- a CDS encoding DNA-binding protein, with product MTLESDIEAVREHASDTQALYREVCALMFFRYGETPTANRLYQLVRKGSMSAPAKALRDFWVEVREKTRVDVGRPDLPAEVAAAAGELAANLWRLSSDAANAGLDVFRQDVQAELAAARERLLDAESQRDEAASKAERAADNAVALGQQIGGLEARLVELQTANDMLTKQLALSKEEIAAGAVALADARRDFADELTKLRQSHEQNEQRLAAAEKRALLEIESERAAASRMRKELQAANERTALLEAEHRSERDALRDALATTKAELAASAARCLASDAQIVEKDALLAERLSASDLLRQRVEIVSQQLEAARAGAAHGRPHPHLVRRSRVKGDAQNRASIDFSGGPFVKRPASQKP from the coding sequence ATGACCCTCGAATCCGACATCGAAGCCGTTCGCGAACACGCGTCCGACACGCAGGCGCTATATCGCGAGGTTTGCGCGCTGATGTTCTTCCGGTACGGCGAAACGCCGACGGCCAACCGGCTTTACCAGTTGGTGCGCAAAGGCAGCATGAGCGCGCCGGCCAAGGCGCTGCGCGATTTCTGGGTCGAGGTCCGCGAGAAAACCCGGGTCGATGTCGGACGCCCGGATTTGCCGGCTGAAGTCGCGGCTGCTGCCGGTGAACTGGCGGCCAACCTCTGGCGCTTGTCGAGCGATGCCGCGAACGCCGGTCTGGACGTGTTCCGTCAGGATGTGCAGGCTGAACTCGCCGCCGCCCGTGAACGCCTGCTGGACGCAGAATCGCAACGCGACGAAGCGGCGTCGAAAGCCGAACGCGCGGCGGACAACGCCGTCGCGCTCGGTCAGCAGATTGGCGGACTTGAGGCTCGTCTGGTCGAGCTTCAAACCGCCAACGACATGTTGACGAAGCAACTGGCGTTATCGAAGGAAGAAATCGCGGCGGGAGCCGTCGCGCTGGCCGATGCAAGGCGCGATTTCGCTGACGAACTGACGAAACTTCGGCAATCGCACGAGCAGAACGAGCAGCGGCTCGCGGCGGCTGAAAAGCGGGCGTTGCTCGAAATCGAGAGCGAACGGGCGGCGGCGTCCCGGATGCGCAAGGAGTTGCAGGCAGCTAATGAGCGCACCGCGTTGCTGGAGGCCGAGCACCGTTCCGAACGCGATGCTTTGCGGGACGCACTTGCCACCACGAAAGCCGAACTGGCGGCGTCGGCGGCACGGTGTCTGGCGAGCGACGCGCAAATCGTCGAGAAAGACGCGTTGCTTGCCGAGCGGCTGAGCGCAAGCGATCTGCTTCGTCAGCGGGTTGAAATCGTGTCGCAGCAACTCGAAGCGGCGCGGGCCGGAGCGGCACACGGTCGCCCTCACCCTCACCTTGTGCGCCGCTCCCGCGTCAAAGGCGATGCGCAAAACCGCGCGTCGATTGATTTTTCAGGCGGACCGTTTGTGAAGCGCCCGGCCAGTCAGAAGCCGTGA
- a CDS encoding tyrosine-type recombinase/integrase, with translation MSNAQLATVQPVESLAVPESLDGRDGTNRGAIENSQLSARNDLDAVRAWLSNYAETKTTFDNYRKEAERLLLWAVVQLGKPLSSLTHEDLLRFKIFLTDPEPASRWVSANGGKYPRSDERWRPFNGPLSPASQRQALIILNAMFTWLVNAGYLRGNPMALLRQRAKRSAPRVTRYLSTSLWDEVKLFVEQLPQDTDAQRAYYARCRWLTTLFYLQGMRISEVAGGQMGSFFRRLGTDGKDQWWLETLGKGDKERIVPVSVELIQELRSYRLSNGLAALPARSEETPLVIPFKGRNRCLSRSAIHDAIKGIFGGAALWLRTKGSEFADRADELERASAHWLRHTAGSHQADGGVDLRTIRDNLGHVSLNTTSLYLHTEDDVRHTETVKRHRMNWGSPETGNDKTRDDKTDDAESA, from the coding sequence GTGTCCAACGCCCAGCTCGCCACCGTTCAGCCCGTCGAATCGCTTGCTGTGCCGGAAAGTCTCGACGGCCGCGACGGCACCAATCGCGGCGCGATCGAAAATTCGCAACTCTCGGCCCGCAACGATCTGGACGCGGTCCGCGCATGGCTGTCGAATTACGCAGAAACCAAAACCACCTTCGACAACTACCGCAAGGAAGCTGAGCGCCTGCTGCTGTGGGCGGTCGTGCAACTTGGCAAGCCGCTGTCGTCGCTCACGCATGAAGATCTGCTGCGGTTCAAGATTTTCCTGACCGACCCCGAGCCGGCCAGCCGCTGGGTGTCGGCCAACGGCGGCAAATATCCGCGCAGCGACGAACGCTGGCGTCCGTTCAACGGGCCGCTGTCGCCGGCCAGCCAGCGTCAGGCGCTGATCATCCTCAATGCGATGTTCACGTGGCTGGTCAACGCCGGTTATCTGCGTGGCAATCCGATGGCGCTGTTACGGCAACGGGCCAAACGCTCGGCACCGCGCGTCACGCGCTATCTGTCGACTTCGCTCTGGGACGAGGTCAAGCTGTTCGTCGAGCAACTGCCGCAGGACACCGACGCCCAACGCGCGTACTACGCGCGCTGCCGCTGGCTGACCACGCTGTTCTATCTGCAAGGCATGCGCATTTCGGAAGTGGCCGGCGGTCAGATGGGTAGCTTTTTTAGACGCCTCGGCACGGACGGCAAAGACCAGTGGTGGCTGGAAACGCTGGGCAAGGGCGACAAGGAACGGATCGTCCCGGTGTCGGTGGAACTGATCCAGGAATTGCGCAGCTACCGCTTGTCGAATGGGCTCGCTGCCCTGCCCGCGCGCTCCGAAGAAACGCCGCTCGTGATTCCGTTCAAGGGCAGAAATCGCTGCCTGTCGCGCTCGGCGATTCACGACGCGATCAAAGGAATTTTCGGCGGCGCTGCGCTGTGGTTGCGCACGAAGGGCTCCGAATTCGCCGACCGTGCCGACGAACTCGAACGGGCATCGGCGCACTGGCTACGCCACACCGCCGGTTCTCATCAGGCGGACGGCGGCGTCGATCTGCGTACCATCCGCGACAACCTCGGACATGTGTCGCTGAACACGACCAGTCTTTACCTGCACACGGAAGACGATGTGCGGCATACGGAGACCGTCAAACGTCACCGTATGAACTGGGGCTCGCCCGAGACCGGTAACGATAAAACCCGTGACGACAAGACAGACGACGCCGAGTCCGCGTAA
- a CDS encoding LPS-assembly protein LptD: protein MLCAAGCAPLAGHAQLVGAAAVAEPLDGVWGFRLAPQLSEQPLRAGDKPVTAAIGDSMTATTGTDVSLKGHAQLRRYASIVKGDALHYDIDSDKADAYGHVQLVDNGNVFEGPDAHFFVDASEGTISVPKYRFQLTGGWGSAQRADLIDSERTVVHHGTYSTCQCDATPAWYLKASEFDIDTGNDEGIAHDGVLFFQGVPLLASPWLSFPLSNARRSGLLPPTFSFSSTNGADISLPYYFDLAPNYDLTLTPRIMSRRGEMLTADFRYLQPNDSGTISLAYLPHDAITNTARYSIALNQTWNLGSGLGAYVNYNRVSDSTVVTDLASGLAFPTGSTTLYQQEAGLTYSNGPWTVLAREQRWQSFSSDDTYNREPQLNVRYARYDVGGFDFGAETDATRFTISTSDMTQGNRFVFNPYVSYPIERPGWFITPKLAWHFAAYDLTSIGTDVPAGEPKTFSVNVPTFTLDSGMRFERSVRLFGQSYIQTLEPRLFYVYTPYRNQNFAPLFDTATADFGLTELFMPNSFVGNDRVSDANRVTAALTTRFIDAATGDERARFILAQQYDFRTPQVTLEPDDPISTVARTGVIVGASYKLGGNFSAEQAVEYNQADHYLSHAEAGFGWAPAAQHVLNVAYRYTRANTTLDYQPVNQFIVSGQWPLAHNVVSVARVNYDMSAHRLIAGLLGLQYDADCWSLGVAFEKYTNATSSTTSPSSGTRVLMQLQLKGFSQVDNGLLNQFRANVPGYTPTSTVTEPTSRFSDYP, encoded by the coding sequence ATGCTGTGTGCGGCAGGCTGCGCGCCGCTAGCCGGTCATGCGCAACTGGTCGGCGCGGCTGCCGTTGCCGAACCGCTCGACGGTGTGTGGGGCTTCCGGCTTGCGCCTCAATTGAGCGAACAGCCTTTGCGTGCGGGCGACAAACCCGTGACCGCAGCGATCGGCGATTCGATGACCGCCACCACCGGCACCGATGTTTCGCTCAAGGGCCACGCGCAACTACGGCGCTATGCGTCGATCGTGAAAGGCGACGCGTTGCATTACGACATCGACAGCGATAAGGCCGATGCTTATGGTCACGTGCAACTGGTCGATAACGGCAACGTATTCGAAGGACCCGACGCCCATTTCTTCGTGGATGCCAGCGAAGGCACGATCAGCGTGCCCAAGTACCGCTTTCAATTGACCGGAGGGTGGGGCAGTGCGCAACGCGCGGATCTGATCGACAGCGAACGTACGGTCGTGCATCACGGCACCTATAGCACCTGCCAGTGCGATGCGACACCGGCGTGGTATCTGAAAGCTTCCGAGTTCGATATCGATACCGGTAACGACGAAGGCATTGCGCACGATGGCGTGCTGTTCTTCCAGGGCGTGCCGTTGCTGGCGAGTCCGTGGCTGTCGTTTCCGTTGTCGAATGCACGGCGCAGCGGTCTTCTTCCGCCGACGTTTTCGTTCAGTTCGACCAACGGCGCGGACATCTCGCTGCCGTATTACTTCGACCTCGCGCCGAATTACGATCTGACGCTGACGCCGCGCATCATGTCGCGCAGAGGCGAAATGCTGACGGCGGATTTCCGTTACCTGCAGCCGAACGATTCCGGCACGATCTCGCTCGCCTACTTGCCGCACGATGCAATTACCAACACGGCGCGATATTCGATTGCGCTGAATCAGACCTGGAATCTCGGTTCGGGTCTGGGTGCGTACGTGAATTACAACCGCGTCTCCGATTCGACGGTCGTGACCGATCTGGCGTCGGGGTTGGCGTTTCCCACCGGCTCGACCACGCTGTATCAGCAGGAAGCGGGGCTCACCTATTCGAATGGACCGTGGACGGTGCTGGCTCGCGAACAACGCTGGCAATCTTTTTCGAGCGACGACACGTATAACCGCGAGCCGCAGCTCAACGTTCGTTATGCCCGCTACGACGTAGGCGGATTCGATTTCGGCGCGGAAACGGATGCCACGCGTTTCACAATTTCAACGTCGGACATGACGCAGGGTAATCGTTTCGTTTTCAACCCTTACGTCAGCTATCCAATCGAGCGCCCTGGCTGGTTTATTACGCCGAAGCTCGCGTGGCATTTCGCGGCTTACGATCTGACGTCGATCGGCACGGACGTGCCCGCCGGAGAGCCGAAAACATTCAGCGTGAACGTGCCGACTTTCACGCTCGACTCAGGCATGCGGTTCGAGCGCAGTGTGCGACTCTTCGGGCAGTCGTATATCCAGACACTCGAGCCGCGGCTCTTCTATGTGTACACGCCGTATCGCAATCAGAACTTCGCGCCGCTATTCGATACCGCGACCGCCGACTTCGGTCTGACTGAACTGTTCATGCCGAACAGTTTTGTCGGCAACGACAGAGTGTCCGACGCCAATCGCGTGACGGCCGCGTTGACCACGCGTTTCATCGACGCTGCGACTGGCGACGAGCGAGCCCGCTTTATCCTCGCGCAGCAATACGACTTTCGCACGCCGCAAGTAACGCTCGAACCGGACGATCCGATCAGCACGGTCGCGCGTACCGGCGTGATCGTCGGCGCCTCTTATAAGTTGGGCGGGAATTTCTCCGCAGAACAGGCGGTGGAATATAACCAGGCGGATCATTATCTGTCGCATGCGGAGGCCGGTTTCGGTTGGGCGCCCGCCGCGCAGCATGTGTTGAATGTCGCGTATCGCTATACCCGTGCGAATACCACGCTCGATTATCAGCCGGTCAACCAGTTCATCGTGTCAGGGCAGTGGCCGCTCGCGCATAACGTGGTGAGTGTCGCGCGGGTCAATTACGACATGAGTGCGCATCGGTTGATCGCAGGCTTGCTGGGTTTGCAGTACGACGCCGATTGCTGGTCGCTGGGCGTGGCGTTCGAGAAGTACACGAATGCGACGAGTTCCACGACATCGCCGAGTTCGGGCACGCGTGTGTTGATGCAGCTTCAGTTGAAGGGCTTTTCGCAGGTCGATAACGGCTTGCTCAACCAGTTCCGCGCGAACGTGCCGGGTTATACGCCGACGTCGACGGTGACTGAGCCGACCTCGCGTTTTAGCGACTATCCGTGA